The Brachyhypopomus gauderio isolate BG-103 chromosome 12, BGAUD_0.2, whole genome shotgun sequence genome window below encodes:
- the tle5 gene encoding TLE family member 5 isoform X2, translating to MMFPQSRHSASSQQLKFTTSDSCDRIKDEFQFLQAQYHSLKLECDKLASEKSEMQRHYIMYYEMSYGLNIEMHKQAEIVKRLNAICAQVLPYLSQEHQQQVLGAIERAKQVTPPEMNSIIRQLQAHQLSQLQGLALPMTPLPLGLGQPAGLPAVTSSSGLFSLSSILASQAQLAKEDKNTRDASDSHRDEDGDKSD from the exons GCTTCATCGCAGCAGCTGAAGTTCACGACATCGGACTCCTGCGACCGCATTAAGGACGAGTTTCAGTTCCTCCAAGCACAATATCACAG TCTGAAGCTAGAATGCGACAAGCTGGCCAGTGAGAAGTCAGAGATGCAGCGTCATTATATCATG TACTATGAGATGTCCTATGGACTGAACATTGAAATGCACAAGCAG GCAGAGATTGTGAAGAGGCTAAATGCGATCTGTGCTCAAGTCCTGCCATACCTGTCTCAAGAG CATCAGCAACAGGTCCTGGGGGCCATCGAGAGAGCCAAGCAGGTCACCCCACCAGAGATGAATTCCATTATCCGG CAGCTCCAGGCCCACCAGCTCTCCCAGCTGCAGGGTCTGGCCCTGCCCATGACCCCCCTCCCCCTGGGGCTGGGCCAGCCAGCCGGCCTGCCCGCCGTCACCTCCAGCTCGggcctcttctccctctccagcATCCTGGCCTCGCAGGCGCAGCTGGCCAAGGAGGACAAGAACACGCGGGACGCCTCGGACAGCCACCGCGATGAGGACGGGGACAAGTCCGACTAG
- the tle5 gene encoding TLE family member 5 isoform X1 translates to MMFPQSRHSASSQQLKFTTSDSCDRIKDEFQFLQAQYHSLKLECDKLASEKSEMQRHYIMYYEMSYGLNIEMHKQAEIVKRLNAICAQVLPYLSQEHQQQVLGAIERAKQVTPPEMNSIIRQQLQAHQLSQLQGLALPMTPLPLGLGQPAGLPAVTSSSGLFSLSSILASQAQLAKEDKNTRDASDSHRDEDGDKSD, encoded by the exons GCTTCATCGCAGCAGCTGAAGTTCACGACATCGGACTCCTGCGACCGCATTAAGGACGAGTTTCAGTTCCTCCAAGCACAATATCACAG TCTGAAGCTAGAATGCGACAAGCTGGCCAGTGAGAAGTCAGAGATGCAGCGTCATTATATCATG TACTATGAGATGTCCTATGGACTGAACATTGAAATGCACAAGCAG GCAGAGATTGTGAAGAGGCTAAATGCGATCTGTGCTCAAGTCCTGCCATACCTGTCTCAAGAG CATCAGCAACAGGTCCTGGGGGCCATCGAGAGAGCCAAGCAGGTCACCCCACCAGAGATGAATTCCATTATCCGG CAGCAGCTCCAGGCCCACCAGCTCTCCCAGCTGCAGGGTCTGGCCCTGCCCATGACCCCCCTCCCCCTGGGGCTGGGCCAGCCAGCCGGCCTGCCCGCCGTCACCTCCAGCTCGggcctcttctccctctccagcATCCTGGCCTCGCAGGCGCAGCTGGCCAAGGAGGACAAGAACACGCGGGACGCCTCGGACAGCCACCGCGATGAGGACGGGGACAAGTCCGACTAG